In Dyadobacter subterraneus, a single genomic region encodes these proteins:
- a CDS encoding response regulator yields MRKILIVDDHRMTCLGMAILLERVVEKAQVFFADSFMGALAQLQTTQMELVILDLGIPGGHGTAMIEALRKQQPDVRILVCTGRDELLFAVPYIAAGVNGFLHKSSSDEQVLMAIGMVIEGRQYVSGLVQQKILRDALQGHQEKNPLESLSARENQVLQLLLAGKWTKEIADELNLKFSTVSTQKTKIFQKLAVENIVDMVRIVDRYQS; encoded by the coding sequence ATGCGTAAAATATTAATAGTCGATGACCATCGAATGACTTGCCTGGGCATGGCGATACTTTTAGAAAGAGTGGTCGAAAAGGCTCAGGTTTTCTTTGCAGATTCTTTTATGGGTGCCCTTGCTCAGCTTCAAACAACTCAAATGGAGCTGGTTATTCTTGATCTTGGAATTCCGGGAGGCCATGGTACGGCGATGATAGAAGCTCTGCGCAAACAGCAGCCTGATGTACGGATTCTGGTTTGTACTGGCAGAGATGAACTGCTTTTTGCGGTACCTTATATAGCAGCTGGTGTGAACGGCTTTCTTCATAAAAGCAGCAGCGATGAACAAGTTCTAATGGCTATCGGTATGGTGATAGAAGGCAGACAGTATGTCAGCGGATTGGTTCAGCAAAAGATATTGAGAGACGCCCTTCAAGGCCATCAAGAGAAAAACCCGCTTGAATCACTCTCCGCACGTGAAAATCAGGTTCTTCAGCTTCTATTAGCCGGGAAATGGACCAAGGAAATTGCCGATGAGCTGAATCTGAAATTTTCAACCGTAAGTACCCAGAAGACGAAAATTTTTCAAAAGCTGGCCGTAGAAAACATAGTGGATATGGTTAGAATAGTGGATCGCTATCAATCTTAA
- a CDS encoding DUF4347 domain-containing protein: MRKHFRRKNSIALRLAFLFLILSSPSFALHYIDVQVEGKRQILEALKAAQAGTLHFVSHGRPGQLLIDGQWLDAPKVATLLCKEIKKNPGIRLINIYGCEYGKGIDGHAAVAYLQKTLKVAIAASDNITGKSGDWDLEVGSPGDQVLNPGNYPFDLQQIPNIDSDQDGIPDSLDLDDDNDGILDSEESVTPALVCSLHYPASATTDIVSSTTEFPVGRELVNTYDNDLGTYGGAAQRTAQLTGTVRYTYNTPLNNVTEFQFFSNGGSVLNDGQVTNIASIKFYNSADQLLYQEDNVIIPQASVSTPYVLTFPTPIQGVSSFTLTDLSDQTHGGSSEAIWKEVNIKTCVMSSGDIDTDNDGIVNRLDLDSDGDGCPDSQEAAVVASFTRIPFASTNVTNIGGTQAALLSQINLGTFQDKNSNGFDDRLETSTAGSYAGTYTYTKATDNSNAACITQLDSDADGIADSVDLDDDNDGILDLAESTVSPCSLHYPSNASAAIVSPVNAFPTGRELVNTYDNKLTTFGGSPTNNANLIGTITYTYNTPLDQVTEFQFFSNGGSVLTDGQVTNIASIKFYNSTNQLLYQADNVVIPQASVTTPYILTLPTTLQGVASFTLTDLSDQTHGGASEAIWKDVNLKSCPLPADLDTDNDGIVNRLDLDSDGDGCPDSQEAAVVASFTSVPFSNISVSNAGGESAALSSQVAASSFQDQNGNGFDDRFETGAAGVYAGSYTYEKAINNATAACTPLPVTLISFTAKTSTEGNMLEWETAQEKGFDRFSIERTLDLTAGFTSIGNVNGGLNRYRFTDISAGRGHSYYRLKMIDLDGSAAYSRIVQVYRPYGENEHTIFPNPGIKHTVYIYNYFAIESVQINDLKGNKVKVKTTKHADKYQFDIDPVASPGIYIIQYRVGSDLIRRKFSLN; encoded by the coding sequence ATGAGAAAACATTTCCGTCGAAAAAATAGCATAGCGCTAAGGCTGGCATTTCTATTCCTTATTCTATCAAGTCCTTCTTTTGCCTTGCATTATATTGATGTACAAGTTGAGGGGAAAAGACAAATCTTAGAAGCATTAAAAGCAGCACAAGCTGGTACACTGCATTTCGTCTCACACGGACGGCCCGGACAATTACTGATTGACGGCCAATGGCTCGATGCTCCAAAAGTTGCCACATTGCTGTGTAAGGAAATCAAAAAGAACCCAGGTATCAGACTGATCAATATTTATGGATGTGAGTATGGAAAGGGCATTGATGGTCACGCAGCTGTTGCATATTTGCAGAAAACCCTAAAAGTAGCTATTGCCGCCTCGGATAATATTACCGGCAAAAGCGGGGACTGGGACCTGGAAGTTGGTTCGCCCGGCGACCAGGTATTGAATCCTGGCAACTACCCATTTGATTTACAGCAAATTCCTAATATTGATTCTGATCAAGACGGTATACCAGATTCGCTGGATCTTGATGATGATAATGACGGCATATTGGATAGCGAAGAATCGGTGACGCCGGCACTGGTCTGCAGTCTGCACTATCCGGCCAGTGCAACAACAGATATTGTTTCGTCCACTACCGAATTTCCGGTTGGAAGAGAGCTGGTCAATACCTATGACAATGACCTTGGAACGTATGGCGGCGCGGCGCAAAGAACAGCTCAATTAACAGGAACTGTTCGATACACCTACAACACGCCACTTAATAATGTAACAGAGTTTCAATTCTTTTCCAATGGCGGCAGCGTTCTTAATGACGGGCAAGTAACAAACATCGCATCAATCAAATTTTACAACAGCGCCGATCAGTTGCTATACCAGGAAGATAATGTGATCATTCCTCAGGCCAGCGTATCAACCCCTTATGTGCTTACCTTTCCTACCCCTATACAGGGGGTGTCATCATTTACCCTGACTGATTTATCAGACCAGACACATGGAGGCTCGAGTGAAGCCATCTGGAAAGAGGTCAATATCAAGACCTGCGTCATGTCCAGCGGAGACATCGACACAGACAACGATGGTATCGTCAACCGGCTTGATCTGGATAGCGACGGTGACGGTTGTCCGGATTCCCAGGAAGCAGCCGTAGTGGCTAGTTTCACACGAATTCCTTTTGCAAGCACCAATGTAACCAACATTGGCGGAACACAGGCTGCGCTATTGTCGCAAATTAATCTAGGCACTTTCCAGGATAAAAACAGCAATGGGTTTGACGACAGACTTGAGACCTCAACCGCTGGCTCGTATGCAGGGACCTACACTTACACAAAGGCCACCGATAACTCCAACGCCGCCTGTATCACACAGCTCGACAGCGATGCAGATGGAATTGCAGATTCAGTCGATCTGGATGACGACAATGATGGCATACTGGACCTGGCCGAATCGACAGTATCTCCGTGCAGTTTACATTATCCGAGTAACGCCTCAGCGGCCATTGTTTCCCCGGTTAATGCCTTTCCGACAGGAAGGGAGCTAGTTAACACCTATGATAATAAACTGACTACCTTTGGTGGCAGCCCGACCAATAACGCAAACCTGATCGGGACGATAACCTATACCTATAATACACCGCTTGATCAGGTTACCGAATTTCAGTTCTTTTCCAATGGCGGCAGCGTTTTGACTGACGGGCAGGTAACAAACATTGCTTCAATCAAATTTTACAACAGCACAAATCAGCTGCTCTACCAGGCTGACAACGTAGTTATACCACAGGCCAGCGTAACCACTCCCTATATCCTGACATTGCCAACAACTTTACAGGGTGTGGCATCCTTTACTCTGACTGATTTGTCCGACCAAACCCACGGAGGTGCTAGTGAAGCCATCTGGAAGGATGTAAATCTTAAGAGTTGCCCGCTGCCAGCAGACCTGGATACAGACAATGACGGTATAGTCAACCGACTTGATCTGGACAGCGATGGTGATGGTTGCCCGGATTCGCAGGAAGCAGCCGTAGTGGCTAGTTTCACAAGCGTGCCCTTCTCAAACATCAGCGTAAGTAATGCTGGCGGCGAATCTGCTGCATTGTCCTCACAAGTTGCCGCTTCCAGCTTCCAGGATCAGAACGGTAATGGGTTTGATGACCGCTTTGAGACCGGGGCCGCGGGGGTTTATGCGGGCAGCTATACTTACGAAAAGGCCATCAACAATGCCACTGCTGCCTGCACACCTTTGCCAGTGACGCTGATTTCGTTCACGGCCAAAACCAGTACGGAGGGCAACATGCTCGAATGGGAGACGGCTCAGGAAAAAGGTTTTGACAGGTTTAGTATCGAAAGAACTTTGGATCTGACCGCAGGTTTTACAAGTATCGGCAATGTCAACGGCGGTTTGAACCGGTACAGATTTACTGATATTTCAGCCGGTAGGGGCCATAGTTATTACCGTCTCAAAATGATCGATCTCGATGGCAGCGCGGCTTATTCGCGGATTGTGCAGGTCTACCGGCCGTACGGAGAAAATGAACACACCATCTTTCCGAATCCGGGTATAAAGCACACAGTGTATATCTATAATTATTTCGCAATTGAATCTGTGCAGATTAACGATCTAAAAGGAAACAAAGTAAAGGTAAAAACCACCAAACATGCCGACAAATACCAGTTTGATATTGATCCAGTAGCATCTCCGGGCATTTACATTATTCAGTACCGTGTGGGTTCAGACCTGATACGGCGAAAGTTTAGCTTAAACTAA